The Rattus rattus isolate New Zealand chromosome X, Rrattus_CSIRO_v1, whole genome shotgun sequence genome has a window encoding:
- the LOC116888891 gene encoding protein Jade-3, with translation MKTILDEGDEVKFKSFCLKHSQNKPKLGDAEYHHHRAAEQSQAKSEKTSLRAQKLRELEEEFYTLVQVEDVAKEMGLSAFTVDFIYNYWKLKRKSNFNKPLIPPKEDEQNGLVQPKEESIHTRMRMFMHLRQDLERVRNLCYMISRREKLKLSHTKVQEQIFGLQVQLINEEITDGLSLTNALENSLFYPPPRITLKLKMPKSTSEDCRDSSTETEHQPSSPGSSSPSHSKRSPEMPEEPLDTNVIYPRYPLESKSNCVLASRSHSRSETRSSSPTQRAPSAEFYHGQSLGKPLALQAALHGQSSIGNGKNQPNSRLASSNGLEGNWSGNITQKVNSGEMCYDQESMLSSHLPSSGNIRKSGMEHFSRSFKEATNTWVKPTEDLQYCVKPTKNVSSKEQLWGRPLLRRSTGRASYQETDGYCPDLEPSDSEAEGEGNKETVRVKRESSDRENPSHDSARECHGKTKTHPHSHSSMQR, from the exons ATGAAGACCATCCTAGATGAGGGCGATGAAGTAAAGTTCAAGTCATTTTGCCTCAAGCATAGCCAAAACAAGCCAAAACTTGGAGATGCCGAGTACCACCACCACAGAGCTGCTGAGCAGAGCCAGGCAAAAAGTGAGAAAACCAGCCTACGGGCACAGAAGCTTCGTGAACTAGAAGAAGAATTCTATACCTTAGTCCAGGTAGAAGATGTTGCCAAAGAGATGGGGCTATCTGCATTCACTGTCGACTTTATCTATAACTACTGGAAACTAAAGCGCAAAAGCAACTTCAACAAGCCTTTAATCCCCCCAAAAGAGGATGAACAAAATGGCTTGGTTCagccaaaagaagaaagcattcaCACTCGGATGAGAATGTTTATGCATCTGCGGCAGGACCTAGAGAGG GTCCGAAATCTGTGCTACATGATAAGCAGACGAGAGAAGCTGAAACTATCACACACCAAAGTGCAGGAACAAATCTTCGGTTTGCAAGTCCAGCTTATCAATGAAGAAATTACAGACG GACTTTCTTTGACAAATGCACTAGAGAACTCACTGTTTTACCCACCACCACGAATTACCTTAAAGTTAAAAATGCCTAAATCAACCTCAGAAGATTGCAGAGACAGCTCCACAGAAACTGAACACCAACCCTCGTCTCCTGGAAGCAGCTCCCCTAGTCACAGTAAAAGGAGCCCCGAGATGCCTGAGGAGCCACTGGATACGAATGTGATATATCCAAGATATCCACTAGAAAGCAAAAGTAACTGTGTGCTGGCTAGCCGAAGCCATTCTCGAAGTGAAACCAGGAGCTCCAGTCCTACTCAGAGAGCTCCatctgcagaattctatcatggGCAATCATTAGGGAAGCCTCTGGCCCTTCAGGCTGCCCTCCATGGACAGTCTTCTATTGGTAATGGGAAAAATCAGCCTAACTCCAGGcttgctagttccaatggcctggAGGGCAACTGGTCTGGGAATATCACCCAGAAAGTTAATTCAGGTGAGATGTGCTATGACCAGGAGTCCATGCTCAGCTCCCACTTGCCCAGTTCAGGCAACATTAGAAAATCTGGCATGGAACACTTCAGCAGGTCCTTTAAGGAGGCTACCAATACATGGGTAAAGCCTACTGAGGACCTCCAGTACTGTGTTAAGCCAACTAAGAATGTGAGCTCTAAGGAGCAATTGTGGGGTAGACCGCTTCTCAGGCGGTCCACAGGAAGAGCTTCATATCAGGAAACTGATGGCTATTGCCCTGACTTGGAGCCCAGTGATTCagaggcagaaggggaggggaataaagaAACAGTGAGGGTAAAGAGAGAGAGTTCTGACAGAGAAAATCCTTCCCATGATTCTGCTCGGGAGTGCCATGGGAAAACCAAGACACACCCTCATTCCCACAGCTCAATGCAAAGGTGA